A genomic stretch from Halobellus sp. LT62 includes:
- a CDS encoding CBS domain-containing protein: protein MDDIFVARVMSSPVHTVSPDTLVEEAAQKMLDAEIGSVVVVDGGRLVGILTNTDFVKIVAERKPKDQTPVSEYMMPVDVTTGAQTPIAEVAEAMVDHGIHHVPVVDDDDAVIGIVTTTDLASYLSQFRTASV, encoded by the coding sequence ATGGACGATATTTTCGTCGCGCGAGTGATGTCCTCGCCGGTCCACACCGTTTCGCCCGACACGCTGGTCGAGGAGGCCGCACAGAAGATGCTGGACGCCGAGATCGGCTCGGTCGTCGTCGTCGACGGCGGGCGGCTCGTCGGAATACTGACGAACACGGACTTCGTGAAGATCGTCGCCGAGCGGAAGCCGAAGGATCAGACGCCGGTCTCGGAGTACATGATGCCGGTCGACGTGACGACGGGTGCGCAGACGCCGATCGCCGAAGTGGCAGAAGCGATGGTCGACCACGGCATCCACCACGTCCCCGTCGTCGACGACGACGACGCGGTCATCGGTATCGTGACGACGACGGATCTCGCGTCGTATCTCTC
- a CDS encoding excinuclease ABC subunit C → MERSELRERAAELPAGPGVYQFLDSDDVVYVGKAVDVRDRVRSYADPRSERIRQMVERADSIDVAVTDTETQALLLEANLIKRHQPRYNVRLKDDKSYPLVQLTDHPIPRIEVTRDPDPGATVFGPFTDKSRVDTVVKALREVYGLRGCSDHKYANRDRPCLDYEMGLCTAPCTGEISPDAYREDVESVVRFFTGETGVLADPLRRAMETASESEQFERAANLRDRLDAIESFHGAGEEAVSTRSDERAVDVLGVAVEGDGAAVARLHSERGQLVDRSRHYLDAPEGGERSAAVLTAFLTQYYAERDFPDAILCSERPDDADVVAWLNAEGVDVRVPGAGRESKLVELALKNARSGPNRGDGLASLADELGLPSAARIEGFDVSHAGGTAVVGSDVCFVDGSAEKTDYRRKRLVDGNDDYARMRELVRWRAERAIEGRDDRPDPDLLLIDGGEGQLGAARDALAATGWDVPVVALAKERELVVTPTGVRDWDSDDPALHVLQRVRDEAHRFAVQYHQTLRDDVRTVLDDVPGVGEKTRTALLRRFGSVENVRNASTADLTDVPGIGEQTARTIRKRL, encoded by the coding sequence ATGGAGCGCAGCGAACTTCGCGAGCGGGCCGCGGAGTTACCGGCCGGTCCCGGCGTCTATCAGTTCCTCGATAGCGACGACGTCGTCTACGTCGGCAAGGCGGTCGACGTCCGGGATCGGGTCCGCTCGTACGCCGATCCGCGGAGCGAGCGCATCCGGCAGATGGTCGAGCGCGCCGATTCGATCGACGTCGCCGTCACTGACACGGAGACGCAGGCGCTGTTGCTCGAAGCGAACCTGATCAAGCGCCACCAGCCGCGGTACAACGTCCGGCTGAAGGACGACAAGTCCTACCCGCTCGTCCAACTGACGGACCACCCGATCCCGCGGATCGAAGTCACGCGCGATCCCGACCCCGGCGCGACGGTCTTCGGGCCGTTCACCGACAAGAGCCGCGTCGATACCGTGGTGAAGGCACTCCGCGAGGTCTACGGCCTCCGGGGCTGTTCGGATCACAAGTACGCGAACCGGGATCGACCCTGTCTCGACTACGAGATGGGGCTATGCACCGCCCCTTGCACCGGCGAAATCTCCCCCGACGCGTACCGAGAGGACGTCGAGTCGGTCGTCCGCTTTTTTACGGGCGAGACCGGCGTACTCGCGGATCCGCTCCGACGAGCGATGGAGACAGCGTCCGAATCCGAGCAGTTCGAGCGCGCCGCGAACCTCCGGGACCGGCTCGACGCCATCGAATCGTTCCACGGCGCGGGTGAAGAGGCGGTTTCGACGCGAAGCGACGAACGCGCGGTCGACGTCCTCGGCGTCGCCGTCGAGGGCGACGGCGCGGCGGTCGCGCGGCTACACAGCGAACGCGGCCAGTTGGTCGATCGCTCGCGGCACTACCTCGACGCCCCCGAGGGGGGAGAACGATCTGCGGCGGTTCTCACGGCGTTTCTGACGCAGTACTACGCCGAACGCGACTTCCCGGACGCGATCCTCTGTTCGGAGCGCCCGGACGACGCCGACGTCGTCGCGTGGTTGAACGCCGAAGGAGTCGACGTCCGCGTCCCGGGTGCTGGACGGGAGTCGAAACTCGTCGAGCTGGCGCTCAAGAACGCTCGAAGCGGCCCGAATCGGGGGGACGGGCTTGCGAGTCTCGCGGACGAGCTGGGGCTCCCGTCGGCCGCCAGAATCGAGGGCTTCGACGTGAGTCACGCCGGAGGCACGGCGGTCGTCGGCAGCGACGTCTGCTTCGTCGACGGCTCCGCCGAGAAGACCGACTACCGCCGTAAGCGACTCGTCGACGGCAACGACGACTACGCGCGGATGCGCGAGCTCGTCCGCTGGCGGGCCGAACGCGCCATCGAGGGGCGCGATGACCGCCCCGATCCGGACCTGCTGCTCATCGACGGGGGCGAGGGACAGCTCGGCGCGGCCCGAGACGCGCTCGCGGCGACCGGCTGGGACGTGCCGGTCGTCGCGCTCGCGAAGGAGCGAGAGCTCGTCGTCACACCAACCGGCGTTCGCGACTGGGACAGCGACGACCCCGCGCTGCACGTCCTCCAGCGCGTTCGCGACGAGGCGCACCGCTTCGCCGTCCAGTATCACCAGACGCTCCGCGACGACGTTCGGACGGTCCTCGACGACGTCCCCGGCGTCGGCGAGAAAACGCGGACCGCCCTCCTGCGGCGGTTCGGGAGCGTCGAGAACGTCCGGAACGCGTCGACCGCAGACCTGACCGACGTCCCCGGTATCGGCGAACAGACCGCGCGGACGATACGCAAGCGACTGTGA
- a CDS encoding ABC transporter ATP-binding protein, whose product MSAIELDGVTKRFEDVTAVSDLSLTVEEGEIFGFLGPNGAGKSTTINLLLDFVRPTSGTVSVLGHDAREDSVAVRERTGVLPEGFDVYDRLTGRAHVEFAIDSKDVDVEPDAVLDRVGLADAADRQAGGYSKGMRQRLALAMALVGDPDLLILDEPSSGLDPAGAKEMREIVLAEAERGTTVFFSSHILEQVEAVCDRVGILRAGELVAVDSIEGLRAASDADATLRVTVGERVDDDVLAAVRDLAGVDRVDRDGDDALRVACESDAKTRVVTELEDSGVSVTDFTTEEASLEDLFLAYTERDEAVESAVDDEAENEPGDESGDQSGDEPGDEPTEDAEVTR is encoded by the coding sequence ATGAGTGCTATCGAACTCGACGGAGTGACGAAGCGGTTCGAGGACGTCACCGCCGTCTCGGATCTCTCGCTCACTGTCGAGGAGGGGGAGATATTCGGCTTTCTCGGGCCAAACGGGGCGGGGAAGTCGACGACGATCAACCTGCTACTCGACTTCGTTCGGCCGACGTCCGGAACGGTGTCCGTCCTCGGACACGACGCCCGCGAGGACAGTGTCGCCGTGCGGGAACGGACCGGCGTGCTCCCCGAGGGCTTCGACGTGTACGATCGGCTGACGGGCCGCGCCCACGTCGAGTTCGCCATCGACTCGAAGGACGTCGACGTCGAGCCCGACGCGGTCTTGGACCGGGTCGGACTCGCCGACGCGGCGGACAGACAGGCCGGCGGCTACTCGAAGGGGATGCGCCAACGGCTCGCGCTCGCGATGGCGCTCGTCGGCGACCCGGACCTCCTGATCCTCGACGAGCCCTCCTCCGGGCTCGATCCCGCGGGTGCGAAAGAGATGCGCGAGATCGTTCTCGCGGAGGCCGAGCGCGGGACGACCGTCTTCTTCTCCAGTCACATCCTCGAACAGGTCGAGGCCGTCTGTGACCGCGTCGGCATCCTCCGCGCGGGCGAGCTCGTCGCCGTCGACTCGATCGAGGGGCTCAGAGCCGCCTCGGACGCCGACGCGACTCTCCGCGTGACCGTCGGCGAGCGCGTCGACGACGACGTCCTCGCCGCCGTCCGCGACCTCGCGGGCGTCGACCGCGTCGACCGCGACGGCGACGACGCGCTCCGCGTGGCCTGCGAGAGCGACGCGAAAACCCGCGTCGTCACCGAACTGGAGGACAGCGGTGTCAGCGTCACCGACTTCACGACCGAGGAGGCCTCCCTCGAAGATCTGTTCCTCGCGTACACCGAGCGCGACGAGGCCGTCGAAAGCGCGGTCGACGACGAAGCCGAGAACGAACCCGGAGACGAATCTGGGGACCAAAGCGGAGACGAACCCGGAGACGAACCCACCGAGGATGCGGAGGTGACGCGATGA
- a CDS encoding ABC transporter permease encodes MSWQAVARKEFRDAIRSRWLHGSTLFFALFLGGAPALFFGLLVPPDLRQVSNLFGFFADLGVFSFSFPGLLALILGFVALSTSYGSITEERESGSIKLLLSLPNSRLDAMTGKLLGRSAVVVVALLVGFFATFLVLLATGTRLQLGSFVPQVALTVLLGVAFVSIGLSLSALADSNREATLATMGLYLVFAVLWGSISEGIPKLLNYAAEEVGIGALSEGLRVKIGVFLKYLNPLKTYETLAAQVYYGPEQARLVTTTFGEQAVLTPILRESIPFYFSGWFLLAILLAWIAIPAVIGYRAFERADL; translated from the coding sequence ATGAGCTGGCAGGCCGTCGCGCGCAAGGAGTTCCGCGACGCCATCCGCTCGCGGTGGCTCCACGGTTCGACGCTGTTTTTCGCCCTCTTCCTCGGCGGTGCGCCGGCGCTGTTCTTCGGTCTCTTGGTCCCGCCGGACCTCCGGCAGGTCTCGAACCTCTTCGGGTTCTTCGCCGACCTCGGCGTGTTCAGCTTCTCGTTCCCCGGCCTGCTCGCGTTGATCCTCGGGTTCGTCGCCCTGTCGACGTCGTACGGCTCGATCACCGAAGAGCGCGAGAGCGGCTCGATCAAGCTCCTGCTCTCGCTGCCGAACTCCCGGCTCGACGCGATGACCGGAAAGCTCCTCGGACGCTCGGCAGTCGTCGTCGTCGCCCTGCTCGTCGGGTTCTTCGCGACGTTCCTCGTGCTCCTCGCGACCGGTACGCGGTTACAGCTCGGCTCGTTCGTCCCACAGGTCGCGCTCACGGTGCTCTTAGGGGTCGCGTTCGTCTCGATCGGCCTGAGCCTCTCGGCGCTCGCGGACTCGAACCGCGAGGCGACGCTCGCGACGATGGGGCTGTACCTCGTCTTCGCCGTCCTCTGGGGATCGATCTCCGAGGGAATCCCGAAACTCCTCAACTACGCGGCCGAGGAGGTCGGAATCGGGGCGCTCTCGGAGGGACTTCGGGTCAAGATCGGGGTGTTCCTGAAGTACCTGAACCCGCTGAAAACGTACGAGACGCTCGCTGCACAGGTGTATTACGGCCCCGAACAGGCGCGGCTCGTCACGACGACGTTCGGTGAGCAGGCGGTCCTGACGCCGATTCTTCGGGAGTCGATCCCGTTTTACTTCTCGGGGTGGTTCCTCCTCGCGATTCTGCTCGCGTGGATCGCGATTCCCGCGGTGATCGGCTACCGGGCGTTCGAACGCGCGGACCTCTGA
- the ligA gene encoding NAD-dependent DNA ligase LigA, which yields MAYADPDNPYLREPNVGFEPVEALTREEAQAQAEELRAAIREHDHRYYVRADPLISDRAYDELFARLRELEATFDLDSEASPTRRVGGEPLEELETVQHRAPMLSIEQSTDADDLREFDRRVREAVGDVDYVCEPKFDGLSVEVVYEGGEYVRAATRGDGERGDDVTEQVRTIRSIPLRLRGDSPDSLSVRGEVYMPRDAFREHNRERVERDEEPFANPRNAAAGTLRQLDPGVVADRPLDCFFYDVLDASEVPESQSATLNRLREWGLHVNDRVEVVESVEDAIDYRDDLLAAREDLNYEIDGTVIKVDARDARERLGATTRAVRWAFAYKFPPRAEITRITDVVVQVGRTGRLTPVALLEPVDVGGVTVSRASLHNPDEIERLGVDVGDEVRVRRAGDVIPEVAEVTEKRAAGTFEFPETCPVCGSPVERNGPLAFCTGGLSCDAQLIRAIVHYGSRGALDIDGLGEERVEQLVDAGVVTSLPDLYRLSVDDLAELDGWGETSARNLIDAVDATRSPSLSDFLVALGIPEVGGSTARNLARAFGSLDAVVDADEDALEAVDDVGPTVAAHIAEFFANDKNRAVLEELREIGVEPEAVEADDEHDELDGLTFVFTGSLSVTRGDAQALVERHGASATSSVSGNTDYLVVGENPGESKLADAEANDVPVLDERELEELLAEYGIGYPPEG from the coding sequence CTGGCCTACGCCGATCCGGACAACCCGTATCTCCGCGAGCCGAACGTCGGTTTCGAGCCGGTCGAGGCGCTGACTCGCGAGGAGGCCCAAGCCCAAGCCGAAGAGCTCCGCGCGGCGATTCGTGAGCACGACCACCGCTACTACGTGCGGGCTGATCCGCTGATCTCCGACCGCGCGTACGACGAGCTGTTCGCGCGGCTTCGAGAGTTGGAGGCGACCTTCGACCTCGACAGCGAGGCGAGCCCCACGCGTCGCGTCGGCGGCGAACCGCTGGAGGAACTGGAGACGGTCCAACACCGCGCGCCGATGCTCTCGATCGAGCAGTCGACCGACGCCGACGACCTCCGGGAGTTCGACCGCCGCGTGCGCGAGGCCGTCGGCGACGTCGACTACGTCTGCGAGCCCAAGTTCGACGGTCTCTCGGTCGAGGTCGTCTACGAGGGCGGTGAGTACGTCCGCGCGGCGACCCGCGGCGACGGCGAGCGCGGCGACGACGTGACCGAACAGGTGCGGACGATCCGCTCGATCCCGCTGCGGCTCCGCGGCGACTCCCCTGATTCGCTTTCGGTCCGCGGCGAGGTGTATATGCCCCGCGACGCTTTCCGCGAGCACAACCGCGAGCGCGTCGAGCGCGACGAGGAACCCTTCGCGAACCCCCGGAACGCCGCCGCCGGCACCCTCAGGCAACTCGATCCCGGCGTCGTGGCCGACCGACCGCTCGATTGCTTCTTCTACGACGTCCTCGACGCGAGCGAGGTTCCAGAAAGCCAGTCGGCGACGCTCAATCGACTGCGCGAGTGGGGCCTGCACGTCAACGACCGCGTCGAGGTCGTCGAGTCGGTCGAGGACGCGATCGACTATCGCGACGACCTGCTGGCGGCGCGCGAGGACCTGAACTACGAGATCGACGGCACTGTCATCAAAGTCGACGCCCGCGACGCCCGCGAGCGGTTGGGCGCGACGACCCGCGCGGTCCGCTGGGCGTTCGCCTACAAGTTCCCGCCGCGCGCGGAGATCACTCGGATCACTGACGTCGTCGTGCAGGTCGGACGGACGGGACGGCTCACGCCGGTCGCCCTCCTCGAACCGGTCGACGTCGGCGGCGTGACCGTCTCGCGGGCGTCTTTACACAATCCCGATGAAATCGAACGCCTCGGCGTCGACGTCGGCGACGAGGTGCGCGTTCGCCGCGCGGGCGACGTCATCCCCGAGGTCGCAGAAGTGACTGAAAAGCGCGCCGCGGGGACGTTCGAATTCCCCGAAACGTGTCCGGTCTGCGGCAGCCCCGTCGAGCGCAACGGCCCGCTGGCGTTCTGTACGGGCGGACTCAGCTGCGACGCGCAGTTGATCCGCGCGATCGTCCACTACGGGAGCCGCGGCGCGCTCGATATCGACGGCCTCGGCGAGGAACGGGTCGAACAACTGGTCGACGCGGGCGTGGTGACGTCGCTGCCGGACCTCTACCGGCTCTCGGTCGACGACCTCGCGGAACTGGACGGGTGGGGAGAGACGAGCGCGCGGAACCTCATCGACGCCGTCGACGCCACTCGCTCACCGTCGCTTTCGGACTTCCTCGTCGCGCTCGGAATCCCGGAAGTCGGCGGCAGCACTGCCCGAAACCTCGCGCGGGCGTTCGGCTCGCTGGACGCCGTGGTGGACGCCGACGAGGACGCGCTCGAAGCCGTCGATGACGTCGGACCGACAGTCGCGGCGCACATCGCGGAGTTCTTCGCGAACGACAAGAACCGCGCGGTCCTCGAGGAACTCCGCGAGATCGGCGTCGAGCCCGAGGCGGTCGAAGCAGACGACGAACACGACGAGCTCGACGGCCTGACGTTCGTCTTCACCGGATCGCTGTCGGTGACTCGCGGCGACGCCCAAGCCCTCGTCGAACGACACGGCGCGTCGGCGACGAGCAGCGTCTCCGGCAACACCGACTACCTCGTCGTCGGCGAGAACCCCGGCGAGAGTAAGCTGGCCGACGCCGAAGCCAACGACGTGCCGGTGCTCGATGAACGGGAATTGGAGGAACTCCTCGCCGAGTACGGGATCGGGTATCCACCGGAGGGGTAG